A single genomic interval of Sander lucioperca isolate FBNREF2018 chromosome 9, SLUC_FBN_1.2, whole genome shotgun sequence harbors:
- the rb1cc1 gene encoding RB1-inducible coiled-coil protein 1 isoform X2: protein MKLYVFQVNNGSTLTFDTDLAVQTVLELKHAIQAKYKIAIQHQVLVVNGGECMAAERRVCSYSAGTETNPIFLFNKEMILCDRDPTIPKTTFSIESEIQVKVEESLLMPAVFHTVASRTQLALEMFEVAKKLCSFCERLVHDEHLQHQGWAAIMANLDDCTLSYQKLLGKFDTSYTTYQRDLEEIKVKLTKLGTSVSVMARIPLLECLTRHSYKESMEKSSSTQGKDSDETEEEKSTDSVRHATDAQRPSKSSASFSAPGTAACEPTEDQETNEMTDSGGLRAALLDDDDDDDDDDDDAPEFANPTCFNVTLLDWINVQDRPNDVESVVRKCFDSINRLDPRIIQPFLTDCRDTIAKLDNQNMKAIKGLEDRLYALDQMIASCKKLVNEQKELAQGFLANQKRAENLKDTSVLPDLCLSHTNQLMIMLNNHRKLLDIKKKCTTAKQELANNLQVRLKWCCYVMLHADQDGEKLQALLRLLTELIERVRVVEALSTVPQMYCLAVVEVVRRKMFMRHYREWAYALVKDGKRLYEAEKFKRESFGKLFRKSFLRNRLFRGLDSWPPTSFCTRKPRRFDDELPDISLFDLQYLKSCCPVEVQPYLMVPTMCDFEPLNRHVETLHQLVQAAQSVDEMSQTITDLLSEQRISFSQRSTVFTPQSGSIPGTTTPRSSKTPSSLNLQGPSCQPLHVPVPAPLEDLSPDSIDAQTFDFETIGHPNMDPILQQGSLDLDSLAESPESDFMSAVNEFVIEENMTSPNPISDPISPEMMVESLYSSVINAIDNKRMQDTTILERENSRITFLKQVIDKYRSAAEESHSNFRSVKEDLYHLRGLVLKEQQDFGFVLRNMTTEMRNIVDNICQTHELELKEQHQSELLSLRQELEKQVQTLTEENQVNQNIVRDVQHAMLELEGLMERKEKELTQFENDKERWVEVESNQKDRIKNLEQMMSDQTEEIKMLSASRGSLTSQLENLYFEIEQSQQKIRQELEVVEQSHLKEMEDKIKQEHKAELETLTKVNQEALEHLAHENSAKLSEAADHHATALKEKDNQIKDLEARITELAELRCKVEVELALKESETEEVRLLFEDAKMQQAETVKSQVEAATKVLNEELADIKKQLDVKNEEYEVGLAELRTLMRIEKDHCISELVDRHEEETILLRNELSSLQRQAQDAENNHAEQQQKLEQEMDQQAAALSEEKEKQLRSFQELEQELRTVISNLQAENDLLSKKIEQDRQVIEKDLEKEEASKVASPDAFKELAQQKEDMEKRLLDKIRQLENELHERPSSKSDEGLSLHAEGRADAGAPLSLDSALQERLQQERASLQSQMDLLEKKKNEEMQNLKTSLIAEQQTNFNTVLTREKLKKEQIINELTEKLRKVTQQQEKDKALIETLSEDRASVMQEKKHLEEELNRLRSTALVSSAFFAPNPSAQEITEAGAGAAARALLVAGPFSSDPMAETDRLASVAAIRDDEQVDSAVEASMVTVHDNILMSEEKQRILLLERMSQSMSSVSSRHSDKIAIRDFQVGDLVLIILDERHDNYVLFTVGPTLYFLHSESLTALDLKPASGTSRRPWVLGKVMEKEYCQAKKAQNRFKVPLGTKFYRVKAVPWNRKV, encoded by the exons ATGAAGTTGTATGTGTTCCAGGTCAACAATGGCAGCACATTGACATTTGACACTGATCTTGCTGTCCAAAC TGTACTGGAGCTTAAACATGCCATCCAAGCCAAATATAAGATTGCAATTCAACATCAAGTCCTTGTTGTCAATGGAGGGGAATGTATGGCTGCAGAGAGGCGTGTTTGCAGCTACAGTGCTGGCACT GAAACCAACCCCATATTCCTGTTCAACAAAGAGATGATCTTGTGTGACCGGGATCCAACAATCCCCAAAACAACCTTCTCGATTGAGAGTGAGATTCAGGTTAAGGTGGAGGAATCTCTACTGATGCCAGCTGTCTTTCACACTGTTGCCTCAAGAACACAACTTGCTCTG GAAATGTTTGAAGTTGCCAAGAAACTTTGCAGTTTTTGTGAACGATTGGTTCATGATGAACACCTTCAACACCAAGGCTGGGCTGCCATTATGGCTAATCTGGACGACTGCACTCTGTCTTATCAGAAGTTGCTAGGGAAATTTGACACTTCATACACAACTTATCAGCGTGACTTGGAAGAAATTAAGGTGAAACTAACAAA GTTAGGGACATCAGTTTCTGTAATGGCGAGGATACCTTTGCTGGAATGTTTAACAAGACACAGTTACAAAGAGAGCATGGAGAAGTCCAGCTCAACCCAAGGAAAGGATTCAGATGAGACGGAAGAAGAAAAATCCACTGACTCTGTGCGCCATGCTACGGATGCACAGAGGCCCTCCAAGTCATCAGCATCCTTCTCTGCCCCGGGGACGGCCGCATGTGAGCCAACTGAAGACCAAGAAACAAATGAAATGACTGACAGTGGTGGACTGAGAGCTGCATTattagatgatgatgatgatgatgatgatgatgatgatgatgctccAGAGTTTGCCAACCCAACCTGCTTCAATGTCACACTATTAGACTGGATCAACGTGCAAGACAGACCCAATGATGTGGAATCGGTTGTGAGAAAATGCTTTGACTCCATCAATAGG cttgaCCCTCGGATTATTCAGCCCTTCCTGACAGATTGTCGTGACACAATTGCCAAGCTAGATAATCAAAACATGAAAGCCATCAAGGGGCTTGAGGACAGGTTGTATGCTCTCGACCAAATGATTGCAAGCTGTAAGAAGTTGGTGAATGAACAGAAAGAACTTGCTCAG GGATTTTTGGCTAATCAGAAGCGGGCCGAAAACCTGAAGGATACATCTGTTCTGCCTGACTTGTGTCTAAGTCACACCAACCAGCTGATGATCATGCTGAACAACCACAGGAAGCTGCTAGACATCAAAAAGAAGTGCACAACTGCCAAACAAGAACTTGCAAACAACCTTCAAGTCCGACTCAA ATGGTGCTGCTACGTGATGCTTCATGCAGACCAGGATGGGGAGAAGCTTCAGGCTCTACTCAGACTTCTGACGGAGCTAATAGAAAGAGTGAGGGTGGTGGAGGCCCTCAGTACTGTCCCTCAGATGTACTGCTTGGCGGTGGTGGAAGTCGTCAGGAGAAAAATGTTTATGCGCCACTACAGAGAG TGGGCTTATGCACTTGTGAAGGATGGGAAACGACTGTACGAGGCGGAGAAGTTCAAAAGGGAATCCTTTGGGAAACTCTTTA GGAAGTCTTTCCTCAGAAATCGTTTGTTTAGAGGACTCGATTCATGGCCTCCAACATCCTTTTGT ACACGAAAGCCCAGAAGGTTTGATGACGAACTTCCAGACATCTCACTTTTTGACCTGCAGTACTTGAAATCTTGTTGTCCTGTAGAGGTGCAGCCTTACCTTAT ggTTCCCACAATGTGTGACTTCGAGCCCTTAAATCGCCACGTAGAGACACTTCACCAGCTGGTCCAAGCGGCACAGAGTGTGGATGAGATGTCTCAAACTATTACTGACCTGCTAAGTGAACAAAGG ATATCCTTTAGTCAGAGATCAACCGTGTTTACCCCACAGTCAGGAAGCATACCGGGGACCACAACACCGAGATCCTCCAAAACCCCTTCCTCTCTTAACCTTCAGGGACCCAGCTGCCAGCCCCTACATGTTCCCGTCCCAGCTCCTCTAGAGGACTTGTCCCCAGACAGCATAGATGCACAAACATTTGACTTTGAAACCATTGGCCACCCAAACATGGATCCCATCCTGCAGCAGGGCTCCCTTGACTTGGATTCTCTGGCAGAGAGCCCTGAATCTGACTTCATGTCTGCTGTCAACGAGTTTGTGATTGAAGAGAACATGACCTCTCCGAACCCCATCAGTGACCCTATTAGCCCTGAAATGATGGTGGAGTCGCTGTACTCTTCAGTCATCAACGCTATTGACAACAAGCGCATGCAGGATACCACAATACTAGAGAGGGAGAACTCAAGGATCACTTTTCTCAAACAAGTTATTGACAAGTACCGATCTGCTGCAGAGGAGTCCCATTCAAACTTCAGAAGTGTAAAGGAGGACCTCTATCATTTGAGAGGCCTGGTATTAAAAGAACAACAAGACTTTGGCTTTGTTTTGAGGAATATGACTACAGAGATGCGAAACATTGTGGACAACATCTGCCAGACCCACGAACTGGAACTGAAGGAGCAGCATCAAAGTGAGCTTCTCTCCCTTCGTCAAGAGCTTGAGAAGCAGGTTCAGACACTAACAGAGGAAAACCAAGTAAACCAGAATATTGTCAGAGATGTCCAGCACGCAATGCTGGAGCTGGAGGGGCTCATGGAGCGCAAAGAGAAAGAACTTACTCAGTTTGAGAATGACAAAGAGCGATGGGTTGAAGTAGAGAGCAACCAGAAGGATAGGATCAAAAACCTGGAGCAAATGATGAGTGATCAAACCGAAGAGATCAAGATGCTCTCAGCTTCAAGAGGCTCTCTGACCAGCCAGCTTGAGAATCTGTACTTTGAGATCGAACAGAGCCAACAGAAGATCCGGCAGGAGCTGGAAGTTGTTGAGCAGTCCCACTTAAAGGAGATGGAGGACAAAATAAAGCAGGAACACAAGGCAGAACTGGAGACCCTTACCAAGGTAAACCAGGAGGCTCTGGAACATCTGGCTCATGAAAATAGTGCAAAGTTAAGTGAGGCAGCTGATCACCATGCCACTGCACTTAAAGAGAAGGACAACCAAATTAAGGACTTGGAGGCTCGTATTACTGAGCTAGCAGAACTCCGCTGCAAAGTAGAGGTGGAGCTAGCCCTCAAAGAGTCCGAGACAGAAGAGGTGAGGCTCTTATTTGAGGATGCCAAGATGCAGCAGGCAGAGACTGTGAAGTCCCAGGTAGAGGCAGCGACCAAAGTCCTTAATGAAGAGCTGGCAGATATCAAAAAACAGCTTGATGTAAAAAATGAAGAGTATGAAGTGGGCCTAGCAGAGCTGAGGACGCTCATGAGGATTGAGAAGGACCACTGCATCTCAGAGCTGGTGGACAGACACGAGGAAGAGACTATTTTGTTGCGCAATGAGCTCTCCAGCCTGCAGCGGCAAGCCCAGGATGCTGAGAATAACCATGCTGAGCAGCAACAGAAACTTGAGCAGGAAATGGACCAGCAAGCAGCTGCTCtaagtgaagaaaaagaaaagcagttGAGGAGCTTCCAGGAACTGGAGCAGGAGTTGAGGACTGTTATTAGCAATTTGCAGGCCGAAAATGACCTGCTCTCCAAAAAAATAGAGCAAGACAGACAAGTAATTGAGAAAGATTTAGAAAAAGAAGAGGCCTCTAAGGTTGCATCACCAGATGCCTTTAAAGAGTTGGCGCAGCAGAAGGAGGACATGGAGAAGAGACTGTTAGACAAAATTAGACAACTTGAGAATGAGCTTCATGAGAGACCATCCTCAAAAAG TGATGAAGGGTTGTCCCTGCATGCTGAGGGGCGTGCAGATGCCGGAGCGCCTCTGTCTTTAGACTCTGCACTACAAGAGCGGCTGCAGCAGGAGAGGGCCTCCCTGCAGTCCCAGATGGACCTcctggagaagaagaagaacgagGAGATGCAGAACCTCAAGACATCACTAATCGCAGAGCAGCAG aCTAATTTCAACACTGTTCTAACCCGAGAGAAGCTGAAGAAGGAGCAGATCATCAATGAGCTCACAGAGAAGTTGCGGAAAGTAACGCAACAACAGGAGAAGGACAAAG CTCTGATAGAGACACTCTCCGAGGACCGAGCTAGTGTCATGCAGGAGAAGAAACACTTGGAAGAAGAGCTTAACCGCCTGCGCAGCACTGCACTGGTCTCCTCTGCCTTCTTCGCTCCTAACCCCTCAGCTCAGGAGATCAcagaagctggagcaggagcTGCAGCTAGAGCTCTGCTTGTTGCTGGGCCTTTTTCCTCTGACCCCATGGCTGAAACCGACAGACTGGCCTCTGTGGCGGCCATTCGAGATGACGAACAGGTTGATTCAGCAGTGGAAGCCAGCATGGTGACAGTCCA TGATAACATCCTGATGTCGGAGGAGAAACAGCGGATACTCCTACTTGAGAGG ATGTCTCAAAGCATGTCGTCTGTGTCGTCACGGCATTCAGACAAAATCGCCATCAGAGA TTTCCAGGTAGGCGATTTGGTTCTTATCATCCTGGATGAAAGACATGACAACTACGTGCTGTTCACAGTTGGCCCCACCCTCTACTTCCTCCACTCAGAGTCTCTCACTGCACTGGACCTCAAACCAG caTCAGGGACCTCAAGACGGCCGTGGGTACTTGGAAAGGTGATGGAGAAGGAATATTGCCAGGCAAAAAAG GCCCAGAACAGGTTCAAAGTTCCGTTAGGAACCAAGTTCTACAGAGTGAAAGCTGTTCCATGGAACAGAAAAGTATAA
- the rb1cc1 gene encoding RB1-inducible coiled-coil protein 1 isoform X1, with the protein MKLYVFQVNNGSTLTFDTDLAVQTVLELKHAIQAKYKIAIQHQVLVVNGGECMAAERRVCSYSAGTETNPIFLFNKEMILCDRDPTIPKTTFSIESEIQVKVEESLLMPAVFHTVASRTQLALEMFEVAKKLCSFCERLVHDEHLQHQGWAAIMANLDDCTLSYQKLLGKFDTSYTTYQRDLEEIKVKLTKLGTSVSVMARIPLLECLTRHSYKESMEKSSSTQGKDSDETEEEKSTDSVRHATDAQRPSKSSASFSAPGTAACEPTEDQETNEMTDSGGLRAALLDDDDDDDDDDDDAPEFANPTCFNVTLLDWINVQDRPNDVESVVRKCFDSINRLDPRIIQPFLTDCRDTIAKLDNQNMKAIKGLEDRLYALDQMIASCKKLVNEQKELAQGFLANQKRAENLKDTSVLPDLCLSHTNQLMIMLNNHRKLLDIKKKCTTAKQELANNLQVRLKWCCYVMLHADQDGEKLQALLRLLTELIERVRVVEALSTVPQMYCLAVVEVVRRKMFMRHYREWAYALVKDGKRLYEAEKFKRESFGKLFRKSFLRNRLFRGLDSWPPTSFCTRKPRRFDDELPDISLFDLQYLKSCCPVEVQPYLMVPTMCDFEPLNRHVETLHQLVQAAQSVDEMSQTITDLLSEQRISFSQRSTVFTPQSGSIPGTTTPRSSKTPSSLNLQGPSCQPLHVPVPAPLEDLSPDSIDAQTFDFETIGHPNMDPILQQGSLDLDSLAESPESDFMSAVNEFVIEENMTSPNPISDPISPEMMVESLYSSVINAIDNKRMQDTTILERENSRITFLKQVIDKYRSAAEESHSNFRSVKEDLYHLRGLVLKEQQDFGFVLRNMTTEMRNIVDNICQTHELELKEQHQSELLSLRQELEKQVQTLTEENQVNQNIVRDVQHAMLELEGLMERKEKELTQFENDKERWVEVESNQKDRIKNLEQMMSDQTEEIKMLSASRGSLTSQLENLYFEIEQSQQKIRQELEVVEQSHLKEMEDKIKQEHKAELETLTKVNQEALEHLAHENSAKLSEAADHHATALKEKDNQIKDLEARITELAELRCKVEVELALKESETEEVRLLFEDAKMQQAETVKSQVEAATKVLNEELADIKKQLDVKNEEYEVGLAELRTLMRIEKDHCISELVDRHEEETILLRNELSSLQRQAQDAENNHAEQQQKLEQEMDQQAAALSEEKEKQLRSFQELEQELRTVISNLQAENDLLSKKIEQDRQVIEKDLEKEEASKVASPDAFKELAQQKEDMEKRLLDKIRQLENELHERPSSKSDEGLSLHAEGRADAGAPLSLDSALQERLQQERASLQSQMDLLEKKKNEEMQNLKTSLIAEQQTNFNTVLTREKLKKEQIINELTEKLRKVTQQQEKDKALIETLSEDRASVMQEKKHLEEELNRLRSTALVSSAFFAPNPSAQEITEAGAGAAARALLVAGPFSSDPMAETDRLASVAAIRDDEQVDSAVEASMVTVHDNILMSEEKQRILLLERTLHMKEEENKRLSQRLMSQSMSSVSSRHSDKIAIRDFQVGDLVLIILDERHDNYVLFTVGPTLYFLHSESLTALDLKPASGTSRRPWVLGKVMEKEYCQAKKAQNRFKVPLGTKFYRVKAVPWNRKV; encoded by the exons ATGAAGTTGTATGTGTTCCAGGTCAACAATGGCAGCACATTGACATTTGACACTGATCTTGCTGTCCAAAC TGTACTGGAGCTTAAACATGCCATCCAAGCCAAATATAAGATTGCAATTCAACATCAAGTCCTTGTTGTCAATGGAGGGGAATGTATGGCTGCAGAGAGGCGTGTTTGCAGCTACAGTGCTGGCACT GAAACCAACCCCATATTCCTGTTCAACAAAGAGATGATCTTGTGTGACCGGGATCCAACAATCCCCAAAACAACCTTCTCGATTGAGAGTGAGATTCAGGTTAAGGTGGAGGAATCTCTACTGATGCCAGCTGTCTTTCACACTGTTGCCTCAAGAACACAACTTGCTCTG GAAATGTTTGAAGTTGCCAAGAAACTTTGCAGTTTTTGTGAACGATTGGTTCATGATGAACACCTTCAACACCAAGGCTGGGCTGCCATTATGGCTAATCTGGACGACTGCACTCTGTCTTATCAGAAGTTGCTAGGGAAATTTGACACTTCATACACAACTTATCAGCGTGACTTGGAAGAAATTAAGGTGAAACTAACAAA GTTAGGGACATCAGTTTCTGTAATGGCGAGGATACCTTTGCTGGAATGTTTAACAAGACACAGTTACAAAGAGAGCATGGAGAAGTCCAGCTCAACCCAAGGAAAGGATTCAGATGAGACGGAAGAAGAAAAATCCACTGACTCTGTGCGCCATGCTACGGATGCACAGAGGCCCTCCAAGTCATCAGCATCCTTCTCTGCCCCGGGGACGGCCGCATGTGAGCCAACTGAAGACCAAGAAACAAATGAAATGACTGACAGTGGTGGACTGAGAGCTGCATTattagatgatgatgatgatgatgatgatgatgatgatgatgctccAGAGTTTGCCAACCCAACCTGCTTCAATGTCACACTATTAGACTGGATCAACGTGCAAGACAGACCCAATGATGTGGAATCGGTTGTGAGAAAATGCTTTGACTCCATCAATAGG cttgaCCCTCGGATTATTCAGCCCTTCCTGACAGATTGTCGTGACACAATTGCCAAGCTAGATAATCAAAACATGAAAGCCATCAAGGGGCTTGAGGACAGGTTGTATGCTCTCGACCAAATGATTGCAAGCTGTAAGAAGTTGGTGAATGAACAGAAAGAACTTGCTCAG GGATTTTTGGCTAATCAGAAGCGGGCCGAAAACCTGAAGGATACATCTGTTCTGCCTGACTTGTGTCTAAGTCACACCAACCAGCTGATGATCATGCTGAACAACCACAGGAAGCTGCTAGACATCAAAAAGAAGTGCACAACTGCCAAACAAGAACTTGCAAACAACCTTCAAGTCCGACTCAA ATGGTGCTGCTACGTGATGCTTCATGCAGACCAGGATGGGGAGAAGCTTCAGGCTCTACTCAGACTTCTGACGGAGCTAATAGAAAGAGTGAGGGTGGTGGAGGCCCTCAGTACTGTCCCTCAGATGTACTGCTTGGCGGTGGTGGAAGTCGTCAGGAGAAAAATGTTTATGCGCCACTACAGAGAG TGGGCTTATGCACTTGTGAAGGATGGGAAACGACTGTACGAGGCGGAGAAGTTCAAAAGGGAATCCTTTGGGAAACTCTTTA GGAAGTCTTTCCTCAGAAATCGTTTGTTTAGAGGACTCGATTCATGGCCTCCAACATCCTTTTGT ACACGAAAGCCCAGAAGGTTTGATGACGAACTTCCAGACATCTCACTTTTTGACCTGCAGTACTTGAAATCTTGTTGTCCTGTAGAGGTGCAGCCTTACCTTAT ggTTCCCACAATGTGTGACTTCGAGCCCTTAAATCGCCACGTAGAGACACTTCACCAGCTGGTCCAAGCGGCACAGAGTGTGGATGAGATGTCTCAAACTATTACTGACCTGCTAAGTGAACAAAGG ATATCCTTTAGTCAGAGATCAACCGTGTTTACCCCACAGTCAGGAAGCATACCGGGGACCACAACACCGAGATCCTCCAAAACCCCTTCCTCTCTTAACCTTCAGGGACCCAGCTGCCAGCCCCTACATGTTCCCGTCCCAGCTCCTCTAGAGGACTTGTCCCCAGACAGCATAGATGCACAAACATTTGACTTTGAAACCATTGGCCACCCAAACATGGATCCCATCCTGCAGCAGGGCTCCCTTGACTTGGATTCTCTGGCAGAGAGCCCTGAATCTGACTTCATGTCTGCTGTCAACGAGTTTGTGATTGAAGAGAACATGACCTCTCCGAACCCCATCAGTGACCCTATTAGCCCTGAAATGATGGTGGAGTCGCTGTACTCTTCAGTCATCAACGCTATTGACAACAAGCGCATGCAGGATACCACAATACTAGAGAGGGAGAACTCAAGGATCACTTTTCTCAAACAAGTTATTGACAAGTACCGATCTGCTGCAGAGGAGTCCCATTCAAACTTCAGAAGTGTAAAGGAGGACCTCTATCATTTGAGAGGCCTGGTATTAAAAGAACAACAAGACTTTGGCTTTGTTTTGAGGAATATGACTACAGAGATGCGAAACATTGTGGACAACATCTGCCAGACCCACGAACTGGAACTGAAGGAGCAGCATCAAAGTGAGCTTCTCTCCCTTCGTCAAGAGCTTGAGAAGCAGGTTCAGACACTAACAGAGGAAAACCAAGTAAACCAGAATATTGTCAGAGATGTCCAGCACGCAATGCTGGAGCTGGAGGGGCTCATGGAGCGCAAAGAGAAAGAACTTACTCAGTTTGAGAATGACAAAGAGCGATGGGTTGAAGTAGAGAGCAACCAGAAGGATAGGATCAAAAACCTGGAGCAAATGATGAGTGATCAAACCGAAGAGATCAAGATGCTCTCAGCTTCAAGAGGCTCTCTGACCAGCCAGCTTGAGAATCTGTACTTTGAGATCGAACAGAGCCAACAGAAGATCCGGCAGGAGCTGGAAGTTGTTGAGCAGTCCCACTTAAAGGAGATGGAGGACAAAATAAAGCAGGAACACAAGGCAGAACTGGAGACCCTTACCAAGGTAAACCAGGAGGCTCTGGAACATCTGGCTCATGAAAATAGTGCAAAGTTAAGTGAGGCAGCTGATCACCATGCCACTGCACTTAAAGAGAAGGACAACCAAATTAAGGACTTGGAGGCTCGTATTACTGAGCTAGCAGAACTCCGCTGCAAAGTAGAGGTGGAGCTAGCCCTCAAAGAGTCCGAGACAGAAGAGGTGAGGCTCTTATTTGAGGATGCCAAGATGCAGCAGGCAGAGACTGTGAAGTCCCAGGTAGAGGCAGCGACCAAAGTCCTTAATGAAGAGCTGGCAGATATCAAAAAACAGCTTGATGTAAAAAATGAAGAGTATGAAGTGGGCCTAGCAGAGCTGAGGACGCTCATGAGGATTGAGAAGGACCACTGCATCTCAGAGCTGGTGGACAGACACGAGGAAGAGACTATTTTGTTGCGCAATGAGCTCTCCAGCCTGCAGCGGCAAGCCCAGGATGCTGAGAATAACCATGCTGAGCAGCAACAGAAACTTGAGCAGGAAATGGACCAGCAAGCAGCTGCTCtaagtgaagaaaaagaaaagcagttGAGGAGCTTCCAGGAACTGGAGCAGGAGTTGAGGACTGTTATTAGCAATTTGCAGGCCGAAAATGACCTGCTCTCCAAAAAAATAGAGCAAGACAGACAAGTAATTGAGAAAGATTTAGAAAAAGAAGAGGCCTCTAAGGTTGCATCACCAGATGCCTTTAAAGAGTTGGCGCAGCAGAAGGAGGACATGGAGAAGAGACTGTTAGACAAAATTAGACAACTTGAGAATGAGCTTCATGAGAGACCATCCTCAAAAAG TGATGAAGGGTTGTCCCTGCATGCTGAGGGGCGTGCAGATGCCGGAGCGCCTCTGTCTTTAGACTCTGCACTACAAGAGCGGCTGCAGCAGGAGAGGGCCTCCCTGCAGTCCCAGATGGACCTcctggagaagaagaagaacgagGAGATGCAGAACCTCAAGACATCACTAATCGCAGAGCAGCAG aCTAATTTCAACACTGTTCTAACCCGAGAGAAGCTGAAGAAGGAGCAGATCATCAATGAGCTCACAGAGAAGTTGCGGAAAGTAACGCAACAACAGGAGAAGGACAAAG CTCTGATAGAGACACTCTCCGAGGACCGAGCTAGTGTCATGCAGGAGAAGAAACACTTGGAAGAAGAGCTTAACCGCCTGCGCAGCACTGCACTGGTCTCCTCTGCCTTCTTCGCTCCTAACCCCTCAGCTCAGGAGATCAcagaagctggagcaggagcTGCAGCTAGAGCTCTGCTTGTTGCTGGGCCTTTTTCCTCTGACCCCATGGCTGAAACCGACAGACTGGCCTCTGTGGCGGCCATTCGAGATGACGAACAGGTTGATTCAGCAGTGGAAGCCAGCATGGTGACAGTCCA TGATAACATCCTGATGTCGGAGGAGAAACAGCGGATACTCCTACTTGAGAGG ACTTTACACATGAAGGAAGAAGAAAACAAGCGCCTCAGTCAAAGACTG ATGTCTCAAAGCATGTCGTCTGTGTCGTCACGGCATTCAGACAAAATCGCCATCAGAGA TTTCCAGGTAGGCGATTTGGTTCTTATCATCCTGGATGAAAGACATGACAACTACGTGCTGTTCACAGTTGGCCCCACCCTCTACTTCCTCCACTCAGAGTCTCTCACTGCACTGGACCTCAAACCAG caTCAGGGACCTCAAGACGGCCGTGGGTACTTGGAAAGGTGATGGAGAAGGAATATTGCCAGGCAAAAAAG GCCCAGAACAGGTTCAAAGTTCCGTTAGGAACCAAGTTCTACAGAGTGAAAGCTGTTCCATGGAACAGAAAAGTATAA